A single Triticum dicoccoides isolate Atlit2015 ecotype Zavitan chromosome 2A, WEW_v2.0, whole genome shotgun sequence DNA region contains:
- the LOC119352570 gene encoding probable transcriptional regulator RABBIT EARS: MEGGDFHKSGSPEDTGGSRRAPAYYECSFCKRGFTNAQALGGHMNIHRKDRGGSGGKSRGAAPPAAGQQDGAGGNQAHLGLTLGRDGDSREDVDLELRLGHYPYN, translated from the coding sequence ATGGAGGGAGGGGACTTCCACAAGAGCGGCTCGCCAGAGGATACCGGCGGGTCAAGGCGGGCGCCGGCATACTACGAGTGCAGTTTCTGCAAGAGGGGGTTCACCAACGCGCAGGCGCTCGGCGGGCACATGAACATCCACCGCAAGGACCGCGGTGGCAGCGGAGGCAAGTCTCGTGGGGCTGCGCCGCCGGCTGCCGGCCAGCAAGACGGTGCCGGTGGGAATCAGGCTCACTTGGGGCTTACCTTGGGAAGGGATGGGGACAGCAGGGAGGACGTGGACTTGGAGCTCCGGCTTGGCCACTACCCTTACAACTAg